A genomic segment from Nicotiana tabacum cultivar K326 chromosome 9, ASM71507v2, whole genome shotgun sequence encodes:
- the LOC142164075 gene encoding uncharacterized protein LOC142164075 → MHYVEQTVELEASVAAPPSPVPALHEDPIQLHTQNYQVEQLTENPTEPHINQRRSERGRQPPIWMKGFVSLNIHEDTPYAISKYIAYDKLNSQYQAYIAKTSTVTEPKAYSEALKDPRWVDAMKDEIEALPKNHTWEITSLPAGKILKGCKWIYKVKHKSTGEIKRFKARLVAKDNSMHQRKDTLELISELGLSTTKPVSSPMDINVKLTTKEYDDHLAKIGTDIAVHPPTDQNADILYDAQTLSQNLHQPKKSFMDAAIRIVKYVKKEPGKGIILSKNKSEGITAYCDAE, encoded by the exons ATGCATTATGTTGAGCAAACTGTAGAGCTAGAAGCTAGTGTAGCTGCACCTCCATCACCAGTTCCAGCACTTCATGAAGACCCTATACAACTTCATACTCAAAATTATCAAGTAGAGCAACTCACTGAAAATCCTACAGAACCACATATAAATCAAAGAAGATCAGAGAGGGGAAGGCAACCACCCATATGGATGAAAGGTTTTGTGTCACTCAATATTCACGAAGACACACCTTATGCCATATCCAAATACATAGCCTATGATAAACTAAATTCACAGTATCAAGCCTACATTGCAAAAACTTCAACTGTTACAGAACCAAAGGCTTATTCTGAAGCCTTAAAAGACCCAAGATGGGTAGATGCTATGAAAGATGAAATTGAAGCTTTACCGAAGAACCATACATGGGAGATTACTTCACTACCAGCTGGAAAAATACTTAAAGGTTGTAAGTGGATCTATAAAGTAAAACACAAATCTACAGGAGAAATTAAAAGGTTCAAGGCAAGACTAGTTGCTAAG GACAACTCAATGCATCAAAGAAAGGACACTTTAGAGCTTATTTCTGAATTGGGATTAAGTACTACTAAACCAGTATCTTCACCTATGGATATCAATGTCAAATTAACCACAAAAGAATACGATGATCATTTGGCAAAAATAGGAACTGACATAGCTGTTCATCCTCCTACTGATCAAAAT GCTGACATTTTATATGATGCTCAAACACTAAGTCAGAATTTACATCAGCCAAAGAAATCATTCATGGATGCTGCTATAAGGATTGTTAAATATGTGAAGAAGGAACCAGGAAAAGGCATTATACTATCAAAAAATAAATCAGAAGGAATAACTGCATACTGTGATGCAGAGTGA